Proteins encoded in a region of the Rothia mucilaginosa genome:
- a CDS encoding DUF5998 family protein yields MYATTPEREQLVADIKHAGFYPDLVLEVVDDALAGMNPDAHFVQHETHFSRDDFHRHITVMVLCGEHVIFAHLDDQHLEGDAQGTVAHVSVEAVHLSALNAVTISYGFSQPQAYNAGSTAPTEISFQIAWTGSLHMELAPAGCQDPQCNADHGFTGDARREDIAVRVSATADGPESVQRAQHFARALHRARMYATRR; encoded by the coding sequence ATGTACGCCACCACCCCCGAACGCGAGCAACTGGTCGCAGACATTAAGCATGCCGGTTTCTACCCCGACCTCGTGCTGGAAGTGGTGGATGACGCGCTGGCGGGCATGAACCCGGACGCGCACTTCGTACAGCATGAAACCCACTTCTCACGCGATGATTTTCACCGCCACATCACCGTGATGGTGCTCTGCGGTGAGCACGTCATCTTTGCGCACCTGGACGACCAGCACCTTGAGGGTGACGCGCAGGGTACCGTGGCGCATGTGAGCGTGGAGGCGGTGCACCTGAGCGCCCTGAACGCGGTCACCATCAGCTACGGTTTCAGCCAGCCGCAGGCGTACAACGCCGGTAGCACCGCCCCGACTGAGATTTCCTTCCAGATTGCCTGGACCGGTTCGCTGCACATGGAGCTGGCTCCTGCCGGTTGCCAGGATCCGCAGTGCAATGCCGACCACGGCTTCACCGGCGATGCGCGCCGCGAGGACATTGCAGTGCGTGTTTCTGCAACCGCTGACGGCCCGGAGTCGGTTCAGCGTGCGCAGCATTTTGCGCGTGCACTGCACCGTGCCCGCATGTACGCAACCCGCCGATAA